One Natrinema halophilum genomic window carries:
- a CDS encoding HPP family protein, whose product MLEGVRAQLYALARRLRRLERRELDALFRWIEQTGNLLHVSVLVFVPLLIAVVTWLSNVTAAVSFLLFPPLASGTYTLFADPEGKYATPWKFVGGMTVGACCGWFALALTATLGLNAGGISTSGAAFSVLFTGICTWVLDLEEPTAFSTSLLVLVTGNAQFAYVLGIVVSSSFVAVAFVVWRSRFYEQRARYLYGTTGGDDHVLVPMADGDETVARFAASIASAHDAGKVVLFDVIDEATAERDDDSPSADRESDRSVAGHESQTSVDRDGETETTATERVASDVGHRLESLATDLEAAYGVPCEVVVAADGGLSAQIVLETARRQNCDLIVTPYAEDDRGALSSFIRGLFDSEIDVIAFRSSGEQRRWRHSLVAARGAGDTARAMLDFAIRVTETGRTVSVCTCIDTESRRRTAENTLANLVDAFSGPFETHVANASVQAYLSRVAPRYDVVFVGSSTDRSAASRFVSPPTFRKLRDLEADIAIVHRGRHR is encoded by the coding sequence ATGCTCGAGGGAGTGCGGGCGCAGTTATACGCGCTCGCGAGGCGACTTCGGCGGCTCGAACGGCGAGAACTGGACGCTCTCTTCCGGTGGATCGAGCAGACGGGGAACCTCCTGCATGTCTCAGTGCTGGTGTTCGTCCCGCTTTTGATTGCCGTAGTGACGTGGCTGTCGAACGTAACCGCGGCTGTCTCGTTTCTCCTGTTTCCACCGCTTGCCTCGGGAACGTACACCCTCTTTGCCGACCCGGAGGGGAAGTACGCGACACCGTGGAAGTTCGTCGGCGGCATGACCGTCGGCGCCTGCTGTGGGTGGTTCGCACTCGCACTCACGGCCACTCTCGGCCTGAACGCCGGCGGGATTAGCACGTCTGGTGCTGCTTTCAGCGTGCTCTTTACCGGCATCTGCACCTGGGTACTCGACCTCGAGGAGCCGACGGCCTTTTCGACGTCCCTGCTCGTCCTCGTCACCGGGAACGCACAGTTCGCGTACGTCCTCGGGATCGTCGTCTCGAGTTCGTTCGTCGCCGTCGCGTTCGTCGTCTGGCGATCCCGGTTCTACGAGCAGCGCGCCCGATATCTCTACGGGACGACCGGCGGAGACGATCACGTTCTCGTACCGATGGCCGATGGCGACGAGACGGTTGCCCGCTTCGCCGCGTCTATCGCCAGCGCACACGACGCCGGGAAAGTCGTCCTCTTCGACGTCATCGACGAAGCCACGGCGGAGCGAGATGACGATTCCCCGTCGGCGGATCGTGAAAGCGATCGATCCGTCGCCGGTCACGAATCCCAGACGAGCGTCGACCGCGACGGCGAAACCGAGACGACCGCAACGGAACGCGTCGCCAGCGACGTCGGGCACCGCCTCGAGTCGCTCGCGACGGATCTCGAGGCCGCGTACGGCGTCCCGTGCGAGGTCGTCGTTGCGGCCGATGGCGGGCTTTCCGCGCAGATCGTCCTCGAAACTGCACGGCGCCAGAACTGTGATCTCATCGTCACGCCCTACGCCGAGGACGACCGCGGTGCCCTCTCGTCGTTCATCAGGGGACTATTCGACAGCGAGATCGACGTCATCGCGTTCCGCTCGAGCGGAGAGCAACGGCGGTGGCGCCACAGTCTCGTGGCCGCCCGAGGCGCCGGCGACACCGCCCGGGCGATGCTCGACTTTGCGATCAGGGTAACCGAGACCGGCCGGACGGTCAGCGTCTGTACCTGTATCGATACCGAGTCGAGACGGCGCACGGCCGAAAACACGTTGGCGAACCTCGTCGACGCGTTTTCGGGCCCCTTCGAGACGCACGTCGCTAACGCATCGGTCCAGGCCTATCTGTCGCGTGTCGCACCCCGGTACGACGTGGTCTTCGTCGGATCGAGTACGGACCGATCGGCCGCCTCGCGATTCGTCTCGCCGCCGACGTTCAGAAAACTTCGTGACCTCGAGGCGGACATTGCGATCGTCCACCGAGGTCGTCATCGATAG
- a CDS encoding DUF63 family protein, producing MVLPEGFVVPPWYLLVPVVVILGSVIALLWAIEPPVTDFTVLAFAPWMMFGSSLHVLYKLDAFPESIAPLFSAPMVYAVTAIVAGIVWVIAVFLHVGGLQPTVHRFVGITGTAFFSVFSMFAIFRSVEMGTFEPFWPVISVVVAGIVTAIAWVALSLWFTDVATTTSATGALVVFGHALDGVTTAIGYDIIGVGEDVPLSLLILQTSESLPSAEYIGAGWLFVLVKVVLAMVILGLFREYVDERPQQARTILALVAAVGLGPAVHNTLLFAVA from the coding sequence ATGGTATTACCCGAGGGGTTCGTCGTCCCGCCATGGTACCTGCTGGTTCCGGTCGTGGTGATTCTCGGGAGCGTCATTGCACTGTTGTGGGCGATCGAGCCGCCGGTGACGGATTTTACGGTTCTGGCGTTTGCACCGTGGATGATGTTCGGCTCGAGCCTCCATGTTCTGTACAAATTGGACGCGTTTCCGGAGAGTATCGCTCCTCTGTTTAGCGCCCCGATGGTATACGCAGTGACGGCGATCGTGGCGGGAATCGTCTGGGTCATCGCGGTCTTTCTCCACGTCGGGGGACTCCAGCCCACGGTTCACCGATTCGTCGGGATCACGGGGACGGCATTTTTCAGCGTCTTCTCGATGTTCGCCATCTTTCGCAGTGTCGAGATGGGGACCTTCGAGCCGTTCTGGCCAGTCATCAGCGTCGTCGTCGCCGGTATCGTCACTGCCATCGCCTGGGTCGCCCTGAGTCTCTGGTTTACTGACGTCGCCACGACGACGAGCGCAACCGGCGCACTCGTCGTCTTCGGACACGCATTGGACGGGGTCACGACCGCAATCGGCTACGACATCATCGGAGTCGGCGAGGACGTTCCACTCTCGCTGCTGATCCTCCAGACCAGCGAATCGCTGCCCTCCGCCGAGTACATCGGCGCCGGCTGGCTGTTCGTCCTCGTGAAGGTCGTTCTCGCGATGGTCATCCTCGGACTGTTCCGGGAGTACGTCGATGAACGACCACAGCAGGCACGGACGATCCTCGCGCTGGTCGCCGCGGTCGGCCT
- the deoC gene encoding deoxyribose-phosphate aldolase, whose amino-acid sequence MNRSELAPLIDHTALGPETTPADVRNVLEAATEHGMNACIPPYAVEEAAEYAPDVTLATVVGFPHGQHSHEIKRREGVTAWQAGADELDVVINVGRLHAGEDDTVRAEIAELVAAVPIPVKVIIETALLTDAEKRRACEAAVAADAAMVKTSTGFAGSGAPQKRRGNGGATVDDVDLMSEYLPVKASGGISSYDDAMAMLEAGADRIGASSGVAILEGAPE is encoded by the coding sequence ATGAACCGCAGCGAACTCGCTCCCCTGATCGACCATACCGCCCTTGGCCCCGAGACGACTCCCGCCGACGTCAGGAACGTCCTCGAGGCGGCAACGGAACACGGAATGAACGCCTGCATTCCGCCGTACGCCGTCGAGGAGGCGGCAGAGTACGCGCCCGACGTTACTCTCGCGACTGTCGTCGGCTTTCCACACGGCCAACATAGCCACGAAATAAAGCGCCGCGAGGGAGTCACGGCCTGGCAGGCCGGCGCTGACGAACTCGACGTGGTAATCAATGTCGGCCGCCTGCACGCGGGCGAGGACGACACCGTCAGGGCCGAAATCGCGGAACTGGTTGCAGCGGTTCCGATCCCGGTGAAGGTGATCATCGAGACCGCACTGCTGACCGACGCAGAAAAGCGCCGGGCCTGTGAAGCCGCGGTGGCGGCTGACGCGGCGATGGTGAAGACGTCGACCGGATTCGCAGGGAGCGGTGCGCCGCAGAAACGCCGTGGGAACGGTGGCGCAACCGTCGACGACGTCGACCTTATGAGCGAGTATCTTCCCGTCAAGGCAAGCGGCGGGATCAGCAGCTACGACGACGCGATGGCCATGCTCGAGGCCGGTGCCGACCGGATCGGTGCCTCGAGCGGCGTGGCGATCCTCGAGGGAGCGCCAGAGTAA
- a CDS encoding ribose 1,5-bisphosphate isomerase, whose protein sequence is MADAEPSVVPAVESTADDIAAMRIRGAATIADAAAAALATQADQSEAENAPAFRRQLRAAARTLYETRPTAVSLPNALRYVLRGMDGDTVADLRSTTIASAESFQRNLAQAQDKLGDVGANRLRDGDTVMTHCHSTDALACVEAALESGKHLEAIVKETRPRKQGHITARQLRQWGVPVTLIVDNAARRYLDDADHVLVGADSIAADGSVINKIGTSGLAVNARERGVPVMVAAQTIKLHPDTLTGHSVEIEMRDETEILTDVERGAITGNDHDRAEERREDERPPETITAEDGETDVRSPETDAAFETGTELAVENPAFDVTPPRYVDAIVTEHGQFPPESIVTLMRELFGEMIDEPWEA, encoded by the coding sequence ATGGCCGATGCCGAACCCAGCGTCGTCCCGGCCGTCGAATCCACCGCCGACGACATCGCGGCGATGCGGATTCGCGGGGCGGCGACGATCGCCGACGCTGCGGCGGCGGCACTGGCGACCCAGGCCGATCAGTCCGAGGCTGAGAACGCACCAGCATTCCGGCGCCAACTTCGTGCCGCCGCCAGAACGCTTTACGAGACCCGGCCAACTGCGGTCAGCCTCCCGAACGCTCTTCGGTACGTCCTGCGGGGAATGGACGGCGATACGGTCGCCGACCTCCGGTCGACGACGATCGCCAGCGCGGAGTCGTTCCAGCGCAATCTCGCACAGGCTCAGGACAAACTCGGCGACGTCGGCGCAAACCGCCTGCGAGACGGCGACACCGTCATGACTCACTGCCATTCGACGGACGCCCTCGCGTGCGTCGAAGCGGCGCTCGAAAGCGGCAAGCATCTCGAGGCGATCGTCAAGGAGACCCGCCCCCGGAAGCAAGGCCATATCACGGCGCGGCAGTTGCGCCAGTGGGGAGTACCGGTGACGCTAATCGTGGACAACGCGGCGCGGCGATATCTGGACGACGCCGATCACGTCCTGGTCGGGGCCGACAGCATCGCGGCGGACGGCAGCGTGATCAACAAAATCGGGACGAGTGGATTGGCAGTCAACGCCCGCGAGCGGGGCGTTCCCGTGATGGTCGCGGCTCAAACGATCAAACTCCATCCGGATACGTTGACGGGCCACAGCGTCGAGATCGAGATGCGCGACGAAACGGAGATACTCACGGACGTCGAGCGCGGCGCGATCACCGGCAACGACCACGACCGAGCGGAAGAGAGACGTGAAGATGAGAGGCCACCGGAGACGATTACAGCCGAGGACGGCGAAACCGACGTGCGATCCCCCGAGACAGACGCTGCCTTCGAGACCGGCACCGAGCTAGCCGTCGAAAATCCCGCCTTCGACGTCACGCCGCCGCGGTACGTCGACGCGATCGTGACCGAACACGGACAGTTTCCGCCCGAAAGCATCGTGACACTCATGCGGGAATTGTTTGGCGAGATGATCGACGAACCATGGGAGGCCTGA
- a CDS encoding HD domain-containing protein, producing the protein MTQEVGPLARTLSLPYYEDALPAHDRFHATRVRDLSVRLANECERPVQKDVLAAAAWLHDIGRPRERTGEIDNHDEWATAEAAALLEAEAVSSERISAITHCIRTHSIRSSSPEPESLEAKLLFDADKLDATGARGIVRLACIVGERSGKAGEKFAIIDDSSASETSSMDRPDITLLREWARERLDHLYTSPGRRLGKSRWRFMDEFFTRFESEIGVDGDR; encoded by the coding sequence ATGACCCAGGAAGTAGGTCCTCTTGCTCGAACGTTGTCGCTGCCGTATTACGAAGACGCTCTGCCCGCGCACGATCGGTTCCACGCCACTCGGGTTCGCGATTTATCGGTTCGGCTGGCAAACGAGTGCGAACGACCCGTTCAGAAGGACGTACTCGCTGCTGCAGCGTGGTTACACGACATCGGTCGTCCGCGAGAACGAACTGGAGAGATCGACAATCACGACGAATGGGCCACGGCGGAAGCGGCGGCGCTTCTCGAGGCCGAAGCGGTGTCGTCCGAGCGGATCAGCGCCATCACCCACTGTATCCGAACGCACAGTATTCGATCTAGTTCCCCGGAGCCGGAGTCGCTCGAGGCGAAATTACTGTTCGACGCCGACAAACTGGACGCTACTGGGGCACGCGGTATCGTCCGTCTTGCCTGTATCGTCGGCGAGAGATCGGGAAAAGCGGGCGAAAAGTTCGCAATAATCGACGACTCGTCGGCGTCTGAAACGTCGTCAATGGATCGTCCGGATATCACTCTCCTCCGAGAGTGGGCACGGGAACGTCTGGATCACTTGTATACGTCACCTGGACGTCGTCTCGGTAAGTCGCGATGGCGTTTCATGGACGAGTTTTTCACACGGTTCGAGAGCGAAATCGGTGTCGACGGGGACCGATAA
- a CDS encoding NAD-binding protein gives MVGDRSLRERLPENWRRVLTTQMAVGLVLLVALLSVATAVLNIWNPNPGPLHRYVPEAIQSAAAFTGALTGFTMVGSALALRRGLRVGWWATLLLLPLTAAQGLLQSSQYSLPLVALSVVSIPFLLLTYDRFDKSLSLTTTQIAAGAALVGVQLYGTIGGYALRDHFDGINDILDAFYFTLITSSTVGYGDVTPNPESVQGLLFTMSVLVLGVASFGIAIGALVGPLIQDRISKTLGKMTESQLQLLDEHILVLGYGELTEPIVDELADSGRKFVVVTTDREAATALSERGIAVVIGDPSDEEPLRRAKIDRAAAILVATNHDAEDALTVLTARQLAADTRIVAAATDRENVKKLERAGADTVISPAQLGGHLLVQSALGRDETGVVDRILESE, from the coding sequence ATGGTCGGCGACCGGTCGCTTCGGGAACGATTGCCTGAAAACTGGCGGCGAGTCCTCACGACGCAAATGGCCGTCGGCCTCGTTCTACTGGTCGCGCTACTCTCGGTCGCCACCGCGGTTCTCAACATCTGGAACCCGAACCCGGGTCCCCTCCACCGATACGTTCCCGAAGCGATTCAAAGCGCCGCGGCCTTCACCGGGGCACTCACCGGATTTACGATGGTCGGCAGCGCGCTCGCACTCCGGCGCGGCCTCAGGGTTGGGTGGTGGGCGACGCTGCTTTTGCTCCCGTTGACTGCGGCACAGGGACTCCTCCAGTCGAGTCAATACTCGCTCCCGCTGGTCGCCCTCTCGGTCGTCTCGATCCCGTTCTTGTTGCTGACCTACGACCGGTTCGACAAATCGCTCTCGCTCACCACGACGCAGATAGCGGCCGGTGCCGCACTCGTCGGCGTCCAGCTGTACGGCACCATCGGCGGCTACGCACTCCGGGATCACTTCGACGGCATCAACGACATCCTCGACGCGTTCTACTTTACGCTGATCACCTCGAGTACGGTCGGCTACGGCGACGTCACGCCGAACCCGGAGTCGGTTCAGGGACTGCTGTTTACGATGTCCGTTCTCGTCCTGGGCGTCGCCAGCTTCGGTATCGCCATCGGGGCGCTCGTCGGCCCGTTGATCCAGGATCGAATCTCGAAAACACTCGGAAAGATGACCGAATCACAGCTCCAATTACTCGACGAGCACATCCTCGTGCTCGGCTACGGCGAACTGACGGAACCGATCGTCGACGAACTCGCGGATAGCGGCCGGAAGTTCGTCGTCGTCACCACCGACCGCGAAGCCGCGACCGCACTCTCCGAACGGGGCATCGCTGTCGTCATCGGCGATCCCAGCGACGAGGAACCGCTCCGTCGCGCGAAGATCGATCGTGCGGCCGCGATCCTCGTCGCGACGAACCACGACGCCGAGGACGCACTGACGGTCCTGACCGCACGTCAACTGGCGGCTGATACGCGGATCGTCGCCGCCGCGACCGACCGCGAGAACGTCAAGAAACTCGAGCGGGCTGGCGCGGACACGGTCATCAGCCCCGCCCAGCTCGGCGGGCATCTGCTGGTTCAATCGGCGCTGGGCCGCGACGAGACCGGGGTAGTCGATCGGATCCTCGAGAGCGAATGA
- a CDS encoding potassium transporter TrkA, with translation MQSLPVEVLLGIYLGLLTGIVPAFVAGALGFLVRYFSGVTLPGFGVVVLALSIASVQGGLLGLVEPTIAQSPRLLVAVLVVLMLALYAHNQGDKLGAELPRRLSLTSLRQRTLSADVVELVGSVGQVTVRPAGEIFDMEGYPPLSPDLRQTLKAGSWRLPADLPLSELESRLEERLRTDHDLADVDIAINERARATITAAPPSGNLSRRVPAGKRAVSLATLLPTGLARGDEVIVRAAERSITGTVLSARTEIDDEQDAASVSQDPATDELATDGGEDVESAVPEATPSASTAGGPGRVTLAVARRDVKPVLEVESPQLIVRSRGTSREFEAFALVKREGYAIRRLTVGAAGTDTAADKPAANASTTDVTVLAVRRHGSETGGRRHGWVFGPGIERPLETGDEAFIAGPADATEAFVEALTP, from the coding sequence ATGCAATCGCTTCCGGTCGAAGTGTTGCTCGGCATCTATCTCGGACTCCTGACCGGTATCGTCCCCGCGTTCGTCGCCGGCGCGCTGGGCTTTCTCGTGCGATACTTCTCCGGCGTCACGTTGCCGGGATTCGGTGTCGTCGTCCTCGCGCTGTCGATCGCCAGCGTCCAGGGCGGCCTACTCGGACTCGTCGAACCGACCATCGCCCAGTCGCCGCGGCTGCTGGTCGCCGTACTGGTCGTCCTTATGCTCGCGCTCTACGCTCACAACCAGGGTGACAAACTCGGAGCCGAACTCCCCCGGCGCCTTTCGCTTACCTCCCTTCGACAGCGAACCCTCTCGGCCGACGTAGTGGAACTCGTCGGCTCCGTCGGCCAGGTGACGGTTCGACCAGCCGGCGAGATCTTTGACATGGAGGGCTACCCGCCGCTCTCGCCCGACCTCCGCCAAACCCTCAAGGCTGGATCGTGGCGACTTCCCGCCGATCTTCCCCTCTCGGAACTCGAGTCCCGCCTCGAGGAACGACTGCGAACCGATCACGATCTTGCTGACGTCGACATCGCCATCAACGAGCGGGCGCGGGCGACGATCACCGCGGCTCCGCCCTCCGGAAACCTCTCGCGACGCGTACCGGCGGGCAAGCGCGCCGTCTCGCTTGCCACGTTACTTCCGACGGGGCTTGCCCGCGGTGACGAGGTAATCGTCCGAGCAGCCGAGCGCTCGATCACCGGGACGGTCCTCAGCGCTCGGACCGAGATCGACGACGAACAGGACGCGGCTTCCGTCTCGCAAGATCCTGCGACCGACGAACTGGCGACCGACGGCGGCGAAGACGTAGAATCAGCCGTTCCCGAAGCGACCCCATCTGCTTCGACAGCCGGCGGGCCTGGTCGCGTCACCCTCGCGGTCGCTCGCCGGGACGTAAAACCAGTCCTCGAAGTCGAATCGCCGCAGCTTATCGTCCGCTCTCGCGGGACCAGCCGCGAGTTCGAGGCGTTCGCATTGGTCAAACGCGAAGGGTACGCGATCCGACGGCTCACCGTTGGCGCGGCCGGAACGGATACCGCCGCCGACAAACCGGCCGCGAACGCGTCGACAACCGACGTGACGGTCCTCGCGGTGCGACGACACGGAAGCGAAACCGGCGGTCGGCGCCACGGGTGGGTTTTCGGTCCCGGCATCGAGCGCCCGCTCGAGACCGGCGACGAGGCATTCATTGCGGGACCGGCGGACGCAACCGAGGCGTTCGTGGAGGCGCTTACACCATGA